A segment of the Meriones unguiculatus strain TT.TT164.6M chromosome 13 unlocalized genomic scaffold, Bangor_MerUng_6.1 Chr13_unordered_Contig_2907, whole genome shotgun sequence genome:
catgatagatacatgatagatacatgatagatacatgatagatgatagatagatagatgatagatagatgatagacagatgatagatagatgatagacagatgatagatagatgatagatagatgatagatagatgatagatgatagatagatgatagatagatgatagatagatgatagatagatgatagatagatgatagatagatgatagatagatgatagatagatgatagatgatagatgatagatagatgatagatagatgatagatagatgatagatagatgatagatagatgatagatgatagatagatgatagatagatgatagatagatgatagatagatgatagatgatagatagatgatagatgatagatagatgatagatagatgatagatgatagatagatgatagatagatgatagatagatgatagatgatagatagatgatagatagatgatagatagatgatagacagatgatagatagatgatagatagatgatagatgatagatagatgatagatagatgatagatgatagatagatgatagatagatgatagatgatagatagatgatagatagatgatagatagatgatagatagatgatagatagatgatagatagatgatagatgatagatagatgatagatagatgatagatagatgatagatagatgatagatgatagatagatagatgatagatagatgatagatagatgatagacagatgatagatagatgatagatagatgatagatgatagatagatgatagatagatgatagatagatgatagatagatgatagatagatgatagatagatgatagatacatgatagatacatgatagatgatagatagatagatgatagatagatgatagacagatgatagatagatagatagatagatagatgatagatagatgatagatagatgatagatgatagatagatgatagatagatgatagatgatagatgatagatgatagatagatgatagatagatgatagatagatgatagatagatgatagatgatagatgatagatagatgatagatagatgatagatagatgatagatagatgatagatgatagatgatagataaatgatagatagatgatagatagatgatagatagatgatagatgatagatagatgatagatgatagatgatagatgatagatgatagatagatgatagatagatgatagagagatgatagagagatgatagatagatgatagatgatagatagatgatagatagatgatagatagatgatagatgatagatagatgatagatagatgatagatagatgatagatagatgatagatagatgatagatagatgatagatgatagataatagatagatgatagatgatagatagatgatagatagatgatagacagatgatagatagatgatagatagatgatagatagatgatagatagatgatagatagatgatagatagatgatagatagatgatagatgatagatagatgatagatagatgatagatagatgatagatgatagagagatgatagatagatgatagatgatagatagatgatagagagatgatagatagatgatagatagatgatagatgatagagagatgatagagagatgatagatagatgatagatgatagatagatgatagatagatgatagatagatgatagatagatgatagatgatagatagatgatagatgatagatagatgatagatagatgatagatagatgatagatagatgatagatgatagatagatgatagatagatgatagatagatgatagatagatgatagatagatgatagatgatagatagatgatagatagatgatagatagatgatagatagatgatagatagatgatagatagatgatagatgatagatagatgatagatagatgatagatagatgatagatagatgatagatgatagatagatgatagatgatagatagatgatagatagatgatagatagatgatagatagatgatagatgatagatgatagatagatgatagatgatagatagatgatagatagatgatagacagatgatagatagatgatagatagatgatagatagatgatagatagatgatagatagatgatagatagatgatagatagatgatagatgatagatagatgatagatagatgatagatagatgatagatagatgatagatgatagatagatgatagatgatagatagatgatagatagatgatagatgatagagagatgatagatagatgatagatgatagatagatgatagagagatgatagatagatgatagatagatgatagatgatagagagatgatagagagatgatagatagatgatagatgatagatagatgatagatagatgatagatagatgatagatagatgatagatgatagatagatgatagatgatagatagatgatagatagatgatagatagatgatagatagatgatagatgatagatagatgatagatgatagatagatgatagatagatgatagatagatgatagatgatagatagatgatagatagatgatagatagatgatagatagatgatagatagatgatagatagatgatagatagatgatagatagatgatagatgatagatagatgatagatagatgatagatagatgatagatagatgatagatagatgatagatagatgatagatagatgatagatgatagatagatgatagatagatgatagatagatagatgatagatagatgatagatagatgatagatgatagatgatagatagatgatagatagatgatagatagatgatagatagatgatagatagatgatagatagatgatagatagatgatagatgatagatagatgatagatagatgatagatgatagatagatgatagatagatgatagatagatgatagatacatgatagatgatagatagatgatagatgatagatagatgatagatagatgatagatgatagatagatgatagatagatgatagatagatgatagatagatgatagatagatgatagatagatgatagatagatgatagatgatagatagatgatagatagatgatagatagatgatagatagatgatagatgatagatgatagatagatgatagatagatgatagatagatgatagatgatagatagatgatagacagatgatagatgatagatagatgatagatagatgatagatagatgatagatagatgatagatagatgatagatacatgatagatacatgatagatacatgatagatgatagatagatagatgatagatagatgatagacagatgatagatagatagatagatagatagatgatagatagatgatagatagatgatagatagatgatagatgatagatagatgatagatagatgatagatagatgatagatgatagatgatagatagatgatagatagatgatagatagatgatagatgatagatgatagatgatagatgatagatagatgatagatagatgatagagagatgatagagagatgatagatagatgatagatagatgatagatagatgatagatagatgatagatgatagatagatgatagatgatagatagatgatagatagatgatagatagatgatagatagatgatagatagatgatagatagatgatagatgatagatagatgatagatagatgatagatagatgatagatagatgatagatgatagatagatgatagatagatgatagatgatagatagatgatagatagatgatagatgatagatagatgatagatagatgatagatgatagatagatgatagatagatgatagatagatgatacatacatgatagatgatagatagatgatagatagatgatagatagatgatagatagatgatagatagatgatagatgatagatgatagatagatgatagatagatgatagatagatgatagatgatagatagatgatagacagatgatagatgatagatagatgatagatagatgatagatagatgatagatacatgatagatacatgatagatacatgatagatgatagatagatagatgatagatagatgatagacagatgatagatagatgatagacagatgatagatagatgatagatagatgatagatagatgatagatgatagatagatgatagatagatgatagatagatgatagatagatgatagatagatgatagatagatgatagatagatgatagatagatgatagatgatagatgatagatagatgatagatagatgatagatagatgatagatagatgatagatagatgatagatagatgatagatagatgatagatagatgatagatagatgatagatagatgatagatgatagatagatgatagatgatagatagatgatagatagatgatagatgatagatagatgatagatagatgatagatagatgatagatgatagatagatgatagatagatgatagatagatgatagatagatgatagacagatgatagatagatgatagatagatgatagatgatagatgatagatagatgatagatgatagatagatgatagatagatgatagatgatagatagatgatagatagatgatagatagatgatagatagatgatagatagatgatagatagatgatagatgatagatagatgatagatagatgatagatagatgatagatagatgatagatgatagatagatagatgatagatagatgatagatagatgatagacagatgatagatagatgatagatagatgatagatagatgatagatagatgatagatagatgatagatagatgatagatagatgatagatgatagatagatgatagacagatgatagatgatagatagatgatagatagatgatagatagatgatagatagatgatagatagatgatagatacatgatagatacatgatagatacatgatagatgatagatagatagatgatagatagatgatagacagatgatagatagatagatagatagatagatgatagatagatgatagatagatgatagatagatgatagatgatagatagatgatagatagatgatagatagatgatagatagatgatagatgatagatgatatctAGATGATatctagatgatagatagatgatagatagatgatagatgatagatgatagatgatagatagatgatagatagatgatagatgatagatgatagatgatagatagatgatagatagatgatagatagatgatagatagatgatagatgatagatagatgatagatagatgatagatgatagatagatgatagatagatgatagatgatagatagatgatagatagatgatagatagatgatagatagatgatagatgatagatagatgatagatagatgatagatagatgatagatgatagatagatgatagatagatgatagatagatgatagatgatagatgatagatagatgatagatgatagatagatgatagatagatgatagacagatgatagatagatgatagatagatgatagatagatgatagatagatgatagatagatgatagatagatgatagatagatagatgatagatgatagatagatgatagacagatgatagatagatagatagatagatgatagatagatgatagatagatagatgatagatagatgatagatagatgatagatagatgatagatgatagatgatagatagatgatagatagatgatagatagatgatagatagatgatagatagatgatagatagatgatagatgatagatagatgatagatagatgatagatagatgatagatagatgatagacagatgacgtttattcattcattcattcattctctcattCATTCGTTCCtttgttcattcattcgttcgttTGTTCATCCGTGTTCCCGGCGTCCGGGGCGCAAGAACGCGCCTGAGTGTCACGTGTTCACGCCCGGTCACCCCGGGTCACATGTGGCCCCTCCCGCCGCCATTGTTGTCTGAGCCCAGACGCactggggagaggaggaggaggggggaggaggagaaggaggaggagaaggaggaggagaaggaggaggagaaggaggaggaggaagaggaggagaagaaggaggagaaggaggaggagaaggaggaggagaaggaggaggagaaggaggaggagaaggaggaggagaaggaggaggaggagaaggaggagaaggaggaggagaaggaggaggagaaggaggaggagaaggaggaggagggggaggaggagaaggaggaggagaaggaggaggagaaggaggaggagaaggaggaggaggagaaggaggaggaggaggaggaggagaaggaggaggagaaggaggaggaggagaaggaggagaaggaggaggagaaggaggaggagaaggaggaggagaaggaggaggaggggaggaggagaaggaggaggagaaggaggagaaggaggaggaggagaaggaggaggagaaggaggaggagaaggaggaggagaaggaggaggaggagaaggaggagaaggaggaggagggggaggaggagaaggaggaggagaaggaggaggagaaggaggaggagaaggaggaggaggagaaggaggaggaggaggaggaggagaaggaggaggagaaggaggaggaggagaaggaggagaaggaggaggagaaggaggaggagaaggaggaggagaaggaggaggagggggaggaggagaaggaggaggagaaggaggaggagaaggaggaggagaaggaggaggaggagaaggaggagaaggaggaggagaaggaggaggagaaggaggaggagaaggaggaggaggaggagaaggaggaggaggagaaggaggaggaggagaaggaggaggagaaggaggaggaggagaaggaggaggaggaggaggaggagaaggaggaggaggaagaggaggagaagaaggaggagaaggaggagaaggaggagaaggaggaggagaaggaggaggagaaggaggagggggaggaggagaaggaggaggagggggaggaggaggaggagaaggaggaggagggggaggaggaggagtagaaggaggaggagggggaggaggaggagtagaagaaggaggaggaggagaaggaggaggagtagaagaaggaggaggaggagaaggaggaggaggaggagaaggaggaggaggaggaggaggagaaggaggagaaggaggagaaggaggaggaggagaggaggaggaggagaaggaggaggagaaggaggaggaggagggggaggaggagaaggaggaggagggggaggaggaggaggagaaggaggaggagggggaggaggaggagtacaagaaggaggaggagggggaggaggagaaggaggaggagggggaggaggaggaggagaaggaggaggagggggaggaggaggagtacaagaaggaggaggaggggaggaggaggaagcgaaggaggaggagaaggaggaggaggggagagggaggaggaggaggagaaggaggaggaggaggaggaggaggagggggaggaggaggagaaggaggaggagaaggaggaggagaaggaggaggaggaggaggaggagaaggaggaggaggaggaggaggagaaggaggaggaggaggaggaggagaaggaggagaaggaggagaaggaggaggagaaggaggaggagaaggaggaggggaggaggagaaggaggaggagggggaggaggaggaggagaaggaggaggagggggaggaggaggagtagaagaaggaggaggaggagaaggaggaggagaaggaggaggagaaggaggaggaggagaaggaggaggaggagaaggaggaggaggagaaggaggaggagaaggaggaggaggagaaggaggaggaggaggaggaggagaaggaggaggaggaagaggaggagaagaaggaggagaaggaggagaaggaggagaaggaggaggagaaggaggaggagaaggaggagggggaggaggagaaggaggaggagggggaggaggaggaggagaaggaggaggagggggaggaggaggagtagaaggaggaggagggggaggaggaggagtagaagaaggaggaggaggagaaggaggaggagtagaagaaggaggaggaggagaaggaggaggaggaggagaaggaggaggaggaggaggaggagaaggaggagaaggaggagaaggaggaggaggagagggaggaggaggagaaggaggaggagaaggaggaggaggagggggaggaggagaaggaggaggagggggaggaggaggaggagaaggaggaggagggggaggaggaggagtacaagaaggaggaggagggggaggaggagaaggaggaggagggggaggaggaggaggagaaggaggaggagggggaggaggaggagtacaagaaggaggaggagggggaggaggaggaagcgaaggaggaggagaaggaggaggagggggagagggaggaggaggaggagaaggaggaggaggaggaggaggaggagggggaggaggaggagaaggaggaggagaaggaggaggagaaggaggaggaggaggaggaggagaaggaggaggaggaggaggaggagaaggaggaggaggaggaggaggagaaggaggagaaggaggagaaggaggaggagaaggaggaggagaaggaggagggggaggaggagaaggaggaggagggggaggaggaggaggagaaggaggaggagggggaggaggaggagtagaagaaggaggaggaggagaaggaggaggaggaggagaaggaggaggagaaggaggaggagaaggaggaggaggaggaggaggaggagggggaggaggagaaggaggaggagggggaggaggaggaggagaaggaggaggagggggaggaggaggagggggaggaggagaaggaggaggagggggaggaggaggaggagaaggaggaggagggggaggaggaggagtacaagaaggagga
Coding sequences within it:
- the LOC132650538 gene encoding basic proline-rich protein-like; its protein translation is PPPPPPPPPPSPPPSPPPPPPPPPPPPPPPPPPPPPPPPPPPPPPPPPPPPPPPPPPPPPPPPPPPPPPPPPPPPPPPPPSPPPPPPPPSPPPPPPPPPSPPPPPPPPPPPPSPPPPPPPPPSPPPPPPPPPPPPSPPPSPPPSPPPPPSPPPPSSTPPPPPPPPSPPPPPPPPPSPPPPPPSPPPSPPPSPPSPPSPPPPPPPSPPPPPPPSPPPPPPPSPPPSPPPSPPPPPPPPPPPPPSPPPPPSPPPPPSPPPSLPPPPPPPPSCTPPPPPPPPSPPPPPPPPPSPPPPPPPSCTPPPPPPPPSPPPPPPPPPSPPPPPPPPSPPPSPPPPSPPPPSPPSPPSPPPPPPPSPPPPPSPPPPSSTPPPSPPPPSSTPPPPPPPPSTPPPPPPPPSPPPPPPPPPSPPPPPPSPPPSPPPSPPSPPSPPSSPPLPPPPSPPPPPPPSPPPPSPPPSPPPPSPPPPSPPPPSPPPSPPPSPPPPSSTPPPPPPPPSPPPPPPPPSRRRPAPSPTAAIKAPKRGLEIGVTWEAGAGRGGRWERRERDLDAPGGAWGVA